Genomic window (Sediminispirochaeta smaragdinae DSM 11293):
ACTGCTGGCCGGATCCCGATTGGTGGGATTTTTCCGCCCTCCCTTCGGTCATCAAGGAGATCAACGGCGAAAATCGTTATCACATACGATATCGGATCGGGACCGTCTTCGAGCTTGCCTGGCAGCTGCGGGGGCTTGATACCTTTTTCATGGACCTTGCCCTTAATCCCGATATGGTGGAATACATGCTCGACCGCATTACGGATATCCTTTGTGAGGTAACCGAGCGCGCCCTGAGTGCCGGTGGAGATCTCATCGACATGGTCTATTTCTACGATGACGTTGCTTCAAACAGCAACCTTCTCATTTCAAAGGATATGTGGAACCAGTTTATACGGCCGAGGCATGAGAAGATCATTGCCGTGGCAAAGCGTTACGATAAGTCGATTATGTACCATTCCGACGGCGCCCTGCGGATGCTTCTTCCCGAATTGATCGACATGGGTATCGATGTACTGAACCCCATCCAGCCCGATGCTGCAGGAATGGCGCTTCGTGGTTTGAAGGATGATTTCGGCGACCGACTTTGTTTTCACGGCGGAATAGATATCAAGGAAACCTTGCCCAAAGGAAGCGTCGATGATGTCAGGGCAGAGGTCGCCGACAGAATTGGCATCCTTGGAGAGAGGGGCGGCTATATCATGGCCAGCTCCCACCACATCCAGTCTGACACACCCTTAGAGAACGTCCTTGCCATGTACGATTTTGAAGAAAAGTAGCAAGCCGGAAGAATCAAAAAAGGGGCCGACTGAGAAGTAGTTGGCCCCCTTTTTTACGCGCTTGGTTTCTACAAGCCGAGTTTCTTATCAACTTCGGAAGCAGTTGGGATCGACTCCATCGCTCCTGGACGGGATACGGTGATGGAAGAGGCCACCGTTGCCCGTTCCATTGCCGCCCTGGGAGAGGCTCCTGCTATTCTGGAAGCAAGGTAA
Coding sequences:
- a CDS encoding uroporphyrinogen decarboxylase family protein; translated protein: MDYRKRVLQALNHEVSDRTPVDFLATPEIWEKLIRHFGITQADTLQGFFDPAWEEVLRMLDVDCRVVSYDQFCKPPESLFEADEREEWWDVMGRSTPARMWRRVKDGEYARCIFGRLFKRVANETGVYESNVDVLADASCVDDLKQHCWPDPDWWDFSALPSVIKEINGENRYHIRYRIGTVFELAWQLRGLDTFFMDLALNPDMVEYMLDRITDILCEVTERALSAGGDLIDMVYFYDDVASNSNLLISKDMWNQFIRPRHEKIIAVAKRYDKSIMYHSDGALRMLLPELIDMGIDVLNPIQPDAAGMALRGLKDDFGDRLCFHGGIDIKETLPKGSVDDVRAEVADRIGILGERGGYIMASSHHIQSDTPLENVLAMYDFEEK